In Leptolyngbya sp. O-77, the genomic window ATGCGATCTCTCGTTGAACTTGATTTTTATCCACCTTTATGCACCTGTCTGAAAGACTTTGATCTCAGGCAAGTTTAGTTTGCTACAGAGCGAGAAATGCTAGCTGCTGCACAAGTTTGCTCAAAATGTGCAGGTGCATACTCACAAATTGTGCGCCACCAAACCTTGCTTTTTTGCCGTAATAGGCTAGCCTCAAATAGGGTTTGGAGTCCTTAAGAGAACACCGTGGTTTGCTTCATTCTCAGGGTGTCTTTGCATTGCGTACTTGCAGCGCTGAAATGTAGTGCAGTCGAGGTGTTCCGCTGTCGAGTCTGATCCTTGATTGTTCTTAAGTAGCCTGGAAAACATACCACTTGAGGATAAGTATGGTTTTAATATTCAAAGCTTCAGTAACTCTGGTTTCGCTAGATTTCATGAACGGTTCTTAAGTCCTGATGTTGTTTAGAATGTTTGAGCCAGGAGCCTGGTTCCTTCTGGAAACTTCAGGGGTTTAGTATTACGGCTTGGTCTGGGGCTGATATCGAGATTCCTTCAACTGATTAGCCTGCATGTTCCATAGACATATCCCATAGAGCAGCGGGTTGACTATTAACCAGTGATGCTTTTTGGGGTTGTGTTGTGTGACAAGAGTGTGCGTGGACAGTCGGAGCTGTAATCTCTTTCTACTGCCAGTGTTTCTACCAGCTTTGATAGGCATCTTTGATAAGCATTTATGGTTTTGCTACCGCGATCGCCCATTACAAAGACAATGTGGCTGCAATGCTTACATCTGCAAATGTGCGTCTTGGCTCCGCTGGGCTAGAAGTTGTGATTGCGACGACCTATCCATTCGTATTCCAGAATCAGGCTACAGCATTTTTGAAGCTAGTGAGGCACACGGATGGTCAATAAGCCCTTGCCTCGTGAGGGCAGCGTGTGCCTCACCCCGCAAGAAAATGCTGTAAGCATCAAACTGTTCTTCAAAGGAAAGCTTTCCTCCTAAACGCTTCTGTGGCGCAGATAGCTCCCTGGGCGATCGCAAATTTATCAGCGACGGACGGCGTATCAGTTTCTATGGAACCAGGAAATAGTCCACGGAGCAGGTTTTTACCCGCAGACCCCAGCAATCAGCTACTTGTGGGTTTCCCCTTTTGGCTATGGCTACTGTTACCTTTTCTAGGGTTATTGCTACTCATTCTGCTACGGTCTCGACGGCAATCTATGCAGCAAAGAAGCTCCTCAGCCGAGACTCCCTATTCCAGCCATCAGCCTGCCAGTCAGCAGTCCGCAGCAAGCGATTCTACGATCAACTCTCTCATGGAAGAAACATCTAACTTGCCCGATTTAACTCCTACACCACCTGACTCTACCTCTAGTACTCCTGCTGAGCGAGAAGTTTTTCCTGCTGAGCAGGAAGTTCTTTCGGTTATTCAAGAAGAGGTGTCTGTTAGCAAGCAGCAGGTTGAGCGGGGCAAAATTCGAGTTAATAAGCGAGTAGAAAGTCGCGAGGAGATAGTCAATGCACCCCTTGTGCATGAACAAGTCGTTGTAGAGCGGGTTCCATTCAATCGAGTGATCGAGGGAGAAATCCCTACAGAAAGGGATGAAAACGACGTTCATATTATTCCCATTTTTGAGGAAGTTGCTGTTGCCGAAAGGCAGCTTATTTTACGGGAAGAAGTGCGGATCTCTAAAAGGCTGGTTACAACGGTGGTCCAGCAAGTAGTAGCAGTTCAAAGAGGCTCTGTTGAAGTTGAACGTACCGCGTTTGAGAATGAGCCACCCAACTATGTTCAGCCCGCAGTAGACTTTCAAGTAGCGCCTCAAACGAATGCCTCAATCAATCACGAAGCACGGTCAGCAGGAGCAGCAACCCAAGTAGAGACTCAAGTTCGTACAACACCTGAAGAGACTTTAGCCGTTGCTTCAAGCGTACCATTTCAGTCCAATCAGCCTCCAATTTCTAGTGCCGTTTCTAATCGTGAGGCTATTCCTGATGAAGAGATTGTCATACCGATAATGGCCGAAGAAGCGGCTTTAACTGTTCAACAAGTCACTCGCGGCAAGGTACAGGTACGCACAAGATTTGACACAGTAGAGCAAGTCCTTGAATCACCAGTGATGCGTGAGGAATTGATCGTTGAACATATTCCTAGAAACCAGCCCATCCAAGGTGACCCACCGCAAGTTCGCGAAGAAAACGGTGTACAAATTATCCCCATCTTGGAAGAAGTATTGGTGAGCAGAAAGCAGCTTTTGCTTCGAGAAGAGGTGCGAATTTCAAAGCGCCGAGTCACAGAGAGTATTCCTCAGGCAATCACTTTGCGCTATGAGGTTGCAGATATTGAGCAGATCAGCTTTGAGGATAGTAGCGAATAGTTCGTTCTTTAAGCTTTTCCTTGAGAGTAAAGGTTTTTTCAAAAGATTTATAGTACGAGCTTTCTCCTCGGTTGAGATAGGTGTTATCCAGCCTATCTAAAGGTAGCCCTTGTAGCGAGAACAGGGGATTCGGTTACGTTTTGACCCCATATCGTTAGTCACGAAAGGACGAATTCATGAAAACTGTTATTGGTTTGTTTGATGATCGCGAAGAAGGGATGCGTGCTTATACCGCTCTGCATGATGAAGGATTTGCCTTGGCAGACCTGGACATTCTGACCAACGACGACGAAGATGACGTGCCCAAGCTGGAGAATCTTCGCAGAAATCTGCCCGCTTCCGATGCCGAAGTGTATTTGGAAGGGGTTCGTCAAGGCGGCACGATTATCACTGCAAACGTGACCGACAGTACCGCTACTCGCGCAGCCGAAATCATGTCCAACTTCAACATGGTTGTGATTGCTGATCGAGTTGCCGAACTCAGGAAAGTAAATCCGAACCTGACCCTCAGCGATCCTGCACGGGATGAAAACGTTCTAGAAGTGATCGAAGAAGATCTGCAAGTCGGCAAGACCGCCGTTGAGCGGGGCCGGATGCGGATTTATTCCGTTGTCACTGAGCGTGAAGTCTCTCAGAATGTGGCTCTGCGCGATGAGACCCTGCGCGTCAGCCGTCGCCCTGTGAACCGCCAGGTCGAAATTCGCCCTGATTTGTTCCAGGAGCGCTCCTTCGAGATGGTGGAGATGGATGAAATCGCCCTAGTTGGCAAAACTGCTCGGGTGGTTGAAGAGATTGTTCTGGGTAAGGAAGTTGCCGAGAAGATTGAAACCATCAAGGAAACCCTCCGTCGTCAGGATGTAGAGATTGAGGAAATCCCGGCAGCCCGTCCTTTTGCTGACTATGATGCCGATTTCCGCGCTTTCTACAACGAGAAGCTGTCCAACAAGGGCGTTCAGTATGATGAACTTCGCCCGGCCCTGAACTATGGCTACAGCCTGGCTACTCGCGAACCCTTCCGCAGCAGCCCTTGGTCTGCCGTGGAGCAAGACGCTCGCCGCATTTGGGAAGAGAAGAACCCCGGCACCTGGGATCAGAACAAAGCGGTAATTCACTACGCCTGGGAAAAAGTTCGTAGCGCTCGCTAGACCCGGAAACGTCTCCTCTAGAGTGAATCGTTGTGCGGCATTGTCGTACAACGATTCGTGCTTTCTGCCACGCTACTGCTCTGAACGACATCGAATCCGGGCGCTATCACCAATCGTGTTTATCTGATGCTTTGCCAGGATGCGGTCAACGGCGTTTGGGTAGGAGAGGCGAGTGTAGTGAGGGAATGTTTTTAGCAAAGCCTCCACAAAGGAGCGAGACAGAAAAGAACCGAGGGCAAATTGCCGCACAGCTCTCACTCGATTGGTTTCCAAATCAGTCAGCACCACCGCCAGGGGCAGTTGAAAGTTGGGATTGTGCAAGACAGGGTCAAAGTTAGGCAGTTGCTCTGGATGGAGTTGACAGAGGTGAAAGGGGCACTCCTGCCAGGGGAGAATCAGGGTTGCGGGCTTTGTTTGTCCGGGCCCGGCGTACTTGTCAACCTGGAAAATCCGAAAGCAGAGAAAGGGGACTTGTTCGACGACGTTAAGGGCAACCTCAAAAACGCCAGACTCGACGGCCCATTGTTCAGCCAGGGAGGGATTGCGAAAGGTTAGGGTCAGTTCTACCCAGTCGGAACGCCAGGTAAACTCGGCTCCCTCTGCATCTAGCGATCGGGTGTGGCGTTGTCCTACGGTAATCAGACCAAAGTCTTGATACTTCATCGTTGCAACAGTTAAGTCAGTCCGGTCAGGTGAACGACCTCCAAAATGCAGTCCTCCTTGGCTAAGGCACTGCTGTATATAGGAGGGTTAACCGTATGTTAACTAACATTATGCCCGTCATTGTTGTCTGGATCACATTATTAAGGCTAAAGATTAATTTTTTCTAAAAAATTAGCAGCAGAAGCACGGCGAGGATTTGGGGAACTTTGCAAAAATCTACAAAAAATCTACAAATTGTGACGATGTTTACCCTATTTCATTCGATACCGAGGAATCGGCATAAGAAAAGGCACCCCCGATGGGAGTGCCTGCAACCAGCTAACTTTTAGGAAATGCGAAGGGCTGGTGGAGCGGAGATGAGAAGCAGATGAGAACCTGCTATGACCCTAGCTAATGCTGGCGTGGCTGCGGTCGTAGCTGTCCCAGAAACCGGGCTGCACCTTGCCTTGAATGTGTCCCCAGTATTGGCTCGTGGTTCCGGCATCTAGCCCGACGTTGGCAGCCAAACGGGTCAGCATCGCTTGTTGACGGCGCTTCACCGTTTTGTGGTGATTCATCATCAGCTCCCGCGCTCTCTCTTCGATGGAAACGGGGGCTGCGGGCTGGGTCATAGGTGCCGGTGCAACAGCAGGAACAGTCGCCGCAGGATCAGTTGCAACAGGTTGATTGGTCTGGTATTCGTTGCCCCGGAACTTCAGTTCAGTAGTAGTCGGGTGGCTATTGTTCAGGTTCAGGGGTTGGGGATTGTAGTCGTAAGTGATGCCACGATAGGTGAGTTTCATAGGATTCGCCTCTCTTGTTGAAGGGTAAGGGTGAGGCGCGTTCCTTCGGGATTGCTCCCTACTTCCGTCTCTTTCAGCGGATCGGGCTGGTTGAAGCTGACAGCGGAAAGAGATGAACGATTTCTTTTCTGTATCTATTGTTACTGTTTTGAGTTTTTCTGTCAAGGGTTCCTGGCTTGATTGGGGCGAGTTTTTTGAGAAATCACCCGATGGGGCGATCGCCCACGCCGATGACTCGACCTGGTTCGCTAGACGACAGGGCCGGAGCCAGCAGCGCAAACTCTTGGTAAATCTGCCCCGATCAATCTGCCATTGGCACACCACGAAAGCTCGATGGATAACGCCTGATGGAAGCTCAGCCAGCACCTTACAGTTAGCTCATTAATTATTCGTCTCGCGCAAAGACACCAGCAATTCGCCCACCGTCAGGTTCAGCTTTTGGGCATGGGGATTGCTGGACTCAAATAGTTCATCGCCAATCAGCGCCTGATAGTCAGCAGCGGACTGGGTGCGGGCTGTGTCATCCATGTGTAGCCGCATCACCAACAGCCCATAGTAGTCCCGCAGTTCGGTTCCTTCTAGCAACACTGTACCGCCATAGTCCCAGTCAAAGCCATAGAACTTGAAGGGGCCCAGCTTTTGCTGTAGCTCTGCAAACGAGGTTCCCACCCCAATGCCTTCTGGTGTGCGCCAGGCTGGGCCAGGGTTCATGACGGCGGCGGCTTCGGTGCGTTCTGGGTTGCCCCAAATAATGGTGAAGGAACGGTCTGGGCCGAGGTTTACAACGGTTCCCAGTTCGGTTTCGCCTTCGCCCATGCCAATTTCTTTATCTTCTAGGTTGGCTTCGCCAAATTGGGCTGCCAAATCCTGCCGCGTTGTATTTTCCGTCACGGGGCCAAAGCGTTCGCCAGGAACGATCGTGG contains:
- a CDS encoding DUF4278 domain-containing protein, with the protein product MKLTYRGITYDYNPQPLNLNNSHPTTTELKFRGNEYQTNQPVATDPAATVPAVAPAPMTQPAAPVSIEERARELMMNHHKTVKRRQQAMLTRLAANVGLDAGTTSQYWGHIQGKVQPGFWDSYDRSHASIS
- a CDS encoding YsnF/AvaK domain-containing protein codes for the protein MKTVIGLFDDREEGMRAYTALHDEGFALADLDILTNDDEDDVPKLENLRRNLPASDAEVYLEGVRQGGTIITANVTDSTATRAAEIMSNFNMVVIADRVAELRKVNPNLTLSDPARDENVLEVIEEDLQVGKTAVERGRMRIYSVVTEREVSQNVALRDETLRVSRRPVNRQVEIRPDLFQERSFEMVEMDEIALVGKTARVVEEIVLGKEVAEKIETIKETLRRQDVEIEEIPAARPFADYDADFRAFYNEKLSNKGVQYDELRPALNYGYSLATREPFRSSPWSAVEQDARRIWEEKNPGTWDQNKAVIHYAWEKVRSAR
- a CDS encoding YsnF/AvaK domain-containing protein; translation: MEETSNLPDLTPTPPDSTSSTPAEREVFPAEQEVLSVIQEEVSVSKQQVERGKIRVNKRVESREEIVNAPLVHEQVVVERVPFNRVIEGEIPTERDENDVHIIPIFEEVAVAERQLILREEVRISKRLVTTVVQQVVAVQRGSVEVERTAFENEPPNYVQPAVDFQVAPQTNASINHEARSAGAATQVETQVRTTPEETLAVASSVPFQSNQPPISSAVSNREAIPDEEIVIPIMAEEAALTVQQVTRGKVQVRTRFDTVEQVLESPVMREELIVEHIPRNQPIQGDPPQVREENGVQIIPILEEVLVSRKQLLLREEVRISKRRVTESIPQAITLRYEVADIEQISFEDSSE